In Clostridium swellfunianum, a genomic segment contains:
- the citD gene encoding citrate lyase acyl carrier protein: MDLKKAAIAGTLESSDVHVTIEPNDGNGVELSIKSSVLRQYGKQIKKVVLETLDNLVVTDAKVSIVDKGALDCTIRARVEGAVFRSIEQYDSIPWKGWSDNESK, translated from the coding sequence ATGGATTTAAAAAAAGCAGCCATTGCAGGCACACTTGAATCTAGTGATGTTCATGTTACTATTGAGCCTAATGATGGTAATGGAGTCGAGCTTTCCATAAAAAGCAGCGTGCTTAGGCAGTACGGAAAACAAATTAAAAAAGTTGTACTTGAAACTCTTGATAATTTAGTGGTAACAGATGCTAAAGTCAGCATAGTCGATAAAGGTGCTTTGGATTGCACTATAAGAGCAAGAGTTGAAGGAGCGGTTTTTCGTTCTATAGAACAGTACGACAGCATTCCATGGAAGGGGTGGTCAGACAATGAATCCAAATAA
- the citF gene encoding citrate lyase subunit alpha: MLNKALREIPDELVVNRRVFEGTPNQDNDKILPSIKEAILKSGLKDGMTISFHHHFRDGDYVVNMVVEEIAKLGIKDITICASSLGDAHDPIGKYIEDGTITGIQTSGVRGKIGEAISTGKLKNIAIIRSHGGRVRAIEEGEVHIDVAFIGAPTSDPYGNARGVGGKSDCGVLSYSMVDAKHADKVVIITDCLVDYPNFPPSIQAVDVDYVVVVDEIGNPKKIVSNIIRLTGDPRELSMADYCTRVMVNSPFFKDGFSFQTGGGGAALAVNLLLRPYLEAAGITMSYALGGITKPMCDLLEDGFVKCVVNAQAFDAGSIESIKSNPKHFEISTSQYANPRNKGALVNKLDFVILGALEVDVNFNVNVVTGSDGILRGAPGGHPDTAAGSKCSIIVAPLVRSRIPTICDRVVTVTTPGEVVDVIVTDYGIAINPLRQDLIESLKDSGLPICTIEELRDMAYEMCGKPEELEFEDKVVAIVESRDGSILDVVRKPKVYEI; this comes from the coding sequence ATGCTAAATAAAGCTTTAAGAGAAATTCCTGATGAACTAGTAGTAAATAGAAGAGTCTTTGAAGGTACTCCTAATCAAGATAATGATAAAATTCTTCCATCTATTAAAGAGGCGATTTTAAAGAGTGGGCTTAAAGATGGTATGACTATTTCCTTTCATCATCATTTTCGTGATGGCGATTACGTAGTTAATATGGTAGTTGAGGAAATTGCAAAATTAGGAATTAAGGATATTACTATTTGCGCCAGCTCACTAGGGGATGCACACGATCCAATAGGTAAATATATAGAGGATGGAACTATAACAGGTATTCAAACCTCAGGAGTTAGAGGCAAGATAGGTGAAGCGATTTCAACAGGCAAGCTGAAAAACATAGCTATCATTAGATCCCATGGAGGAAGAGTGAGAGCTATAGAAGAAGGAGAAGTTCATATAGATGTTGCCTTTATTGGAGCTCCAACCTCTGACCCATATGGAAATGCTAGAGGAGTAGGTGGAAAATCAGATTGCGGCGTATTATCCTATTCCATGGTTGATGCAAAGCACGCAGATAAGGTTGTAATAATAACTGACTGTCTTGTAGACTATCCTAATTTTCCTCCAAGTATTCAGGCAGTGGATGTAGACTATGTAGTTGTTGTTGATGAGATTGGTAATCCTAAAAAGATAGTAAGCAATATCATTCGTTTGACTGGAGACCCAAGAGAGCTTAGCATGGCTGACTACTGCACTCGTGTAATGGTTAATTCGCCGTTCTTTAAGGATGGTTTTTCCTTCCAAACAGGAGGAGGAGGAGCTGCACTGGCTGTTAATCTGCTGCTTCGTCCATATCTTGAGGCAGCAGGAATTACAATGAGTTATGCCCTAGGCGGAATTACAAAACCAATGTGCGATCTTTTGGAAGATGGCTTTGTAAAATGTGTGGTAAATGCGCAAGCCTTTGATGCTGGTTCAATTGAGTCAATTAAAAGTAATCCTAAACATTTTGAAATATCCACATCTCAATATGCAAATCCAAGAAATAAAGGTGCACTTGTTAACAAGCTAGATTTTGTTATTTTAGGTGCACTAGAGGTGGATGTTAATTTCAACGTAAATGTAGTTACTGGCTCTGATGGCATTTTAAGAGGTGCACCCGGAGGACATCCGGATACTGCAGCAGGTTCAAAATGTTCAATTATAGTTGCCCCTCTTGTTAGAAGCAGAATACCTACTATCTGTGACAGAGTAGTAACAGTAACAACCCCAGGAGAAGTAGTAGACGTAATAGTTACAGATTATGGTATCGCAATAAATCCTTTAAGACAGGATTTGATTGAGTCGTTAAAGGATTCCGGCCTTCCTATATGCACCATAGAAGAGCTTAGAGATATGGCTTATGAAATGTGCGGCAAACCTGAAGAACTGGAATTTGAGGATAAGGTTGTAGCAATAGTAGAAAGCAGAGATGGTTCAATACTGGATGTTGTTAGGAAACCAAAAGTTTATGAGATATAA
- a CDS encoding aldolase/citrate lyase family protein, whose translation MNPNKKRLRRTMMFLNAQKPSLMKDAYVYKPDSVIFDLEDAVAENQKDTARFSLYHTLKEVNYRGVERVVRINGLNTSYWKEDIRVSVAGGCDCIRLPKCEYASEIKAVEEEIGKAEKEFNRPIGSTLLMAAVESPRGIFNAVELCEATDRLMGIAIGAGDYMRTMGTRRYDDGQEMAFARGMVLNAAKLAGIQCFDTAYTELDKMDVFETEVKLIKQLGFDGKSIISPKQIEIVHRIFTPTEQEIRQAEKVVKAIKENAETGVGVFMVDGKMIDIAFLEGAERTIALAKAAGVYRGVGINNPYVQKRNAKGEL comes from the coding sequence ATGAATCCAAATAAAAAACGACTTAGAAGAACTATGATGTTTCTAAATGCTCAAAAACCTAGCCTTATGAAGGATGCCTATGTATATAAACCAGACTCTGTTATTTTTGATTTGGAGGATGCTGTAGCAGAAAACCAAAAGGATACTGCAAGGTTTTCACTGTATCATACTTTAAAAGAGGTAAACTACAGAGGGGTTGAAAGAGTTGTAAGAATTAACGGCTTAAATACTTCTTATTGGAAAGAGGATATAAGAGTATCCGTAGCTGGCGGCTGTGACTGCATACGACTTCCAAAATGTGAATATGCCAGTGAAATAAAAGCGGTAGAAGAAGAAATAGGAAAGGCAGAAAAGGAATTTAATAGGCCCATAGGTTCTACGCTGCTTATGGCTGCTGTTGAGTCTCCTAGAGGTATTTTTAATGCTGTAGAGCTATGCGAAGCTACTGACAGGTTAATGGGAATTGCCATTGGCGCTGGCGATTACATGAGAACAATGGGAACTAGAAGGTATGATGACGGACAGGAGATGGCTTTTGCAAGAGGTATGGTTTTAAATGCAGCAAAGCTTGCTGGTATACAGTGCTTTGATACAGCATACACAGAACTCGATAAAATGGATGTATTTGAAACAGAGGTGAAGCTTATAAAGCAGCTTGGATTTGATGGGAAATCCATAATAAGTCCAAAGCAGATTGAAATAGTTCATAGAATCTTTACTCCTACAGAGCAAGAAATTAGACAGGCAGAAAAGGTAGTAAAAGCTATTAAGGAAAATGCAGAAACCGGTGTAGGTGTATTCATGGTAGATGGAAAGATGATAGATATCGCATTTTTAGAAGGTGCAGAAAGAACAATTGCTCTTGCTAAGGCAGCTGGTGTATATAGGGGCGTAGGGATTAATAATCCTTACGTGCAAAAAAGGAATGCAAAGGGGGAATTGTAA
- a CDS encoding sigma 54-interacting transcriptional regulator, with protein MIKVTFIIPYDEIKDEVYSLLSEVNEEDIVMDTTQIIGTQEAFLKDCTSDIIIARGVTYLALKKNMPNMSVIEIAVTGYDVIRAIDECKRKYKPKKIAVIGMESMTYGADSLKEIMGVEIESFKIENEEEALRAIEIAEQRGADAIVSGLMTYNMAKAMGKNCVWIYTGKEAVRQAIKEAVNAARVVRNERTKSELFTIILENAKEAIVAVDREGKITAFNKAAYKALNMPTAKKVNGYEISRVMPGLELSKVIKNGEEEAGIIDTINDTAIISTRVPIKAGTYKAGAVITFQNIDRIQEIESKIRKEMSSKGLVAKYSFGNIVGNSAILNKTIQTAFKYSQVDSNILIIGETGTGKELFAQSIHNASSRRLEPFVAVNCAALPENLLESELFGYVEGAFSGAIKGGKQGLFELAHKGTIFLDEVSEIPINLQAKLLRVLQEREIRKIGDHRVIPIDVRIVCASNIDLEERVREGKFRQDVLYRLNVLNLRIPALRERSEDTELIAKHFIEKYCRKFGKFIPELTCDAVKALSSYSWPGNIRELRNICERLVVFSEEEYITHQEVQELLNINDSVNNIVPKEADVNAEDDIEIMLKLMKSMSLNKTEVAKILGISRTTLWRRLKEDK; from the coding sequence ATGATTAAAGTGACTTTTATAATTCCTTATGATGAAATAAAGGATGAGGTATATAGCCTGTTAAGTGAAGTAAATGAAGAAGATATTGTAATGGACACGACTCAAATAATAGGAACTCAGGAAGCTTTTTTAAAGGATTGCACTTCTGACATAATAATTGCAAGAGGTGTAACTTATCTTGCCTTAAAAAAGAATATGCCTAACATGTCTGTTATTGAAATTGCAGTTACAGGCTATGATGTTATAAGGGCAATAGATGAATGCAAGAGAAAATATAAGCCAAAAAAGATTGCAGTCATAGGCATGGAATCAATGACTTATGGAGCAGACAGCTTAAAAGAAATAATGGGTGTTGAGATTGAAAGCTTTAAAATAGAAAACGAGGAGGAAGCTTTAAGAGCAATTGAGATAGCTGAGCAGAGAGGGGCAGATGCTATTGTAAGCGGCCTTATGACCTATAATATGGCTAAAGCCATGGGTAAAAACTGTGTATGGATTTATACAGGAAAAGAAGCTGTAAGGCAAGCTATAAAGGAGGCAGTTAACGCAGCAAGAGTAGTAAGAAATGAAAGGACAAAGTCAGAGCTTTTTACTATCATACTGGAAAATGCTAAGGAAGCTATTGTGGCAGTAGATAGAGAAGGTAAAATCACAGCTTTTAATAAAGCCGCTTATAAAGCATTAAATATGCCAACTGCAAAAAAGGTAAATGGATATGAAATCAGCAGGGTGATGCCTGGCTTAGAGCTATCCAAGGTAATTAAAAATGGAGAGGAAGAAGCAGGAATTATTGATACTATAAATGATACTGCAATTATATCCACTCGTGTGCCTATAAAGGCTGGAACCTATAAGGCTGGGGCTGTTATAACCTTTCAAAATATAGACAGGATACAGGAAATAGAAAGTAAGATTAGAAAAGAAATGAGCAGCAAGGGTTTGGTAGCCAAATACAGCTTCGGTAATATAGTAGGAAACAGTGCCATATTAAATAAGACTATACAAACCGCCTTCAAATACAGTCAGGTGGATTCAAATATACTCATAATAGGAGAAACTGGAACGGGAAAAGAGCTTTTTGCACAAAGCATACACAATGCTAGCAGCAGACGCTTGGAACCTTTCGTGGCGGTTAATTGTGCTGCTCTTCCAGAAAATCTTTTGGAAAGCGAGCTTTTTGGATATGTAGAGGGAGCTTTTTCAGGAGCTATAAAAGGTGGAAAACAGGGCTTATTTGAGCTGGCTCACAAGGGAACTATATTTTTAGATGAGGTTAGTGAAATCCCTATTAATCTTCAAGCAAAATTACTTCGTGTTCTTCAGGAAAGAGAAATAAGAAAGATTGGCGACCATAGGGTTATACCAATCGATGTTCGTATAGTATGTGCCAGCAATATTGATCTTGAAGAAAGGGTAAGAGAGGGAAAGTTTAGACAGGATGTTTTGTATAGGTTAAATGTATTAAACCTAAGAATACCAGCCTTAAGAGAACGCAGTGAGGATACTGAACTTATCGCTAAGCATTTTATAGAAAAATACTGCAGAAAGTTTGGAAAATTTATTCCTGAACTAACTTGCGATGCTGTAAAGGCTTTGAGCAGCTACAGCTGGCCGGGGAATATTAGAGAGCTTAGAAATATTTGCGAAAGATTAGTTGTATTTTCAGAAGAGGAATATATTACACATCAAGAGGTACAGGAGTTATTAAATATAAATGATAGTGTAAATAATATTGTTCCAAAAGAAGCTGATGTAAATGCAGAGGATGATATTGAGATAATGCTAAAGCTTATGAAAAGTATGAGTCTAAATAAAACTGAGGTAGCTAAGATTCTTGGAATAAGCAGAACAACCTTGTGGAGAAGGTTAAAGGAAGATAAATGA
- a CDS encoding LysR family transcriptional regulator gives MDNRDWLILKLLYEKKNISKTALSLYISQPSLTNRLQQIEKEFGIQIVVRGRRGVSFTPEGEYLAKYANEMLLKLEKVKEDISNMQNDVSGTLKLGVSKFIMKYKLPHLLKLFKQHHPKVEFKIFSGWSRDVFNMVYNQDVHISLVRGDYSWSDSKHLLLEENVCIVSKNKIQLEDLPKLPRIEYKTDYLFRSILDNWWSENFSEPPLVSMEVDQVDTCKEMVVNDLGYAIMQDIVVKGRDDLHMINITDKNGEPILRKTWMFYHEDSLKLNVVKAFVDFIKNYDLKSL, from the coding sequence ATGGATAATAGAGATTGGCTTATATTAAAACTTTTATATGAAAAGAAAAATATCAGCAAAACTGCTTTAAGTCTTTATATTTCTCAGCCTTCGCTGACTAATAGACTGCAGCAAATTGAAAAGGAATTTGGAATTCAAATTGTAGTTAGAGGAAGACGAGGTGTATCATTTACTCCTGAAGGTGAATACCTGGCAAAATACGCTAATGAGATGCTTTTAAAGCTTGAGAAGGTAAAAGAAGATATATCTAATATGCAAAACGATGTTTCGGGAACCTTGAAGCTTGGAGTTTCAAAATTTATAATGAAATATAAGCTTCCTCACCTGCTAAAACTCTTTAAGCAGCATCATCCAAAGGTAGAGTTTAAAATCTTTTCCGGCTGGAGCAGAGATGTTTTTAATATGGTTTACAATCAGGATGTACATATAAGTTTAGTGCGGGGAGATTACAGCTGGTCAGACAGCAAGCATTTGCTGCTAGAGGAAAATGTCTGCATCGTGTCAAAAAATAAAATTCAATTAGAGGATCTTCCTAAACTTCCAAGAATAGAATATAAAACTGATTACTTATTTAGATCCATACTGGATAATTGGTGGTCAGAGAATTTTTCAGAACCTCCTCTAGTAAGCATGGAAGTAGACCAGGTAGATACCTGCAAGGAAATGGTTGTAAATGATTTAGGCTACGCAATTATGCAGGATATTGTAGTTAAAGGAAGAGATGATCTTCATATGATTAACATAACTGATAAAAATGGTGAGCCAATATTAAGGAAAACCTGGATGTTTTATCATGAAGACTCCTTAAAATTAAATGTGGTTAAGGCTTTCGTTGATTTTATTAAAAATTATGATTTGAAGAGCCTTTAA
- a CDS encoding NAD(P)-dependent oxidoreductase: MAQFVVEEAKRCLQCKRPLCKEGCPVSTPFNEVVKLLLEGNIMDAGEKLFKNNPLSVVCSLVCPHEKQCQGHCVLGRKGNPIQVGSVENYVSDYYLNFITPEARKNTEKKVAIIGSGPAGITIAIILASKGYDITIFEAHDKIGGVLRYGIPSFRLGKDILEKLKDKLLSMGVKIRPNTLIGQDLTVDNLFRDGYKAIFIGTGVWKSKALGIKGESLGHVHYAIDYLKNPEVYNLGKKVVVIGAGNVAMDVARTALRHRASEVYIMARRGPEDVTAEKVEVEYAKIDGVRFEYYKAPVEITEQGIKFVKTSVIKEDDSRERLVMLEGTEDIFEADTVIIASGQGPRANIVSTTNGINVTQGGLVATDECGRTTRDGIFASGDVVTGAKTVVEAVRLSKIVAQAIDDYVCSKYNLV; this comes from the coding sequence ATGGCTCAATTCGTAGTAGAAGAAGCAAAAAGATGTCTTCAATGTAAAAGACCGTTATGTAAAGAGGGGTGTCCAGTAAGTACTCCATTTAATGAGGTTGTAAAACTTTTATTAGAAGGAAATATTATGGATGCTGGTGAAAAACTTTTTAAAAATAATCCGCTTTCTGTTGTGTGCTCGCTAGTATGTCCTCATGAAAAACAGTGCCAGGGCCACTGCGTATTAGGAAGAAAGGGCAACCCAATTCAGGTTGGTTCTGTAGAAAATTACGTTTCAGATTATTATTTAAATTTCATAACTCCTGAAGCAAGAAAGAATACGGAAAAGAAGGTTGCAATTATAGGCTCAGGTCCTGCTGGTATAACCATTGCCATTATCCTTGCATCCAAGGGATATGATATTACTATTTTTGAAGCTCATGATAAGATAGGCGGGGTTCTAAGGTACGGTATTCCAAGCTTTAGATTAGGTAAGGATATCCTTGAAAAGCTTAAAGATAAGCTATTGAGCATGGGAGTAAAAATAAGACCAAACACATTGATTGGACAAGACTTGACTGTTGACAATTTATTTAGAGACGGTTATAAAGCTATATTTATTGGTACAGGGGTATGGAAATCAAAAGCCTTGGGCATTAAGGGAGAATCTCTGGGGCACGTTCACTACGCTATAGATTACTTGAAAAATCCTGAGGTTTATAATCTTGGAAAGAAAGTAGTTGTAATTGGAGCAGGCAATGTTGCTATGGATGTAGCCAGAACTGCTCTAAGACATAGGGCCAGCGAAGTATATATTATGGCTAGAAGAGGTCCAGAGGATGTTACTGCTGAAAAGGTTGAAGTAGAATATGCAAAAATTGACGGAGTAAGATTTGAATATTATAAAGCTCCAGTAGAAATAACTGAGCAAGGCATTAAGTTTGTCAAGACATCAGTAATAAAAGAAGATGATTCCAGAGAACGATTGGTTATGCTTGAGGGAACAGAAGATATATTTGAGGCAGACACAGTAATAATAGCTTCAGGACAAGGCCCAAGAGCAAATATTGTATCCACTACAAATGGAATTAATGTAACTCAAGGCGGACTCGTGGCAACTGATGAATGTGGAAGAACTACAAGAGATGGCATATTTGCTTCTGGTGACGTAGTTACTGGAGCAAAAACAGTGGTTGAAGCTGTGAGGTTATCAAAAATTGTTGCACAGGCAATAGATGATTATGTCTGCAGCAAGTATAATTTAGTATAA